In Rosa rugosa chromosome 4, drRosRugo1.1, whole genome shotgun sequence, the genomic stretch CTTCGTTCAAGTTAATTATGTGCCTTTGTGTACAAAGATAAAATCTAGAACCACACACTTCCTGTTTTGATcagtaaaagaaaattttccaACTTTTGCTAATAAACTTTTCCAGATTTTGGGACTCGAAGATTGTGCTGACATTATGGTAGGAGACGAAATGACCAGAGGTATATCTGGTGGACAGAAAAAGAGACTCACCACAGGTATGCATATATAGGACTTCCCCAACTCTCTTTTTTTCAGTTTCTTAAAGTGTGACCGGGTAGTTTAACTGCGGCTGATTCTTATACAAAAAAATGGTTGATACATTATTGCAGGGGAGATGCTGGTTGGACCAGAAAGAGTGCTTCTGATGGATGAAATATCCAATGGGCTGGACAGCTCAACAACATTGCAATTAGTGAAATCACTACAACAATATGTCCACATTCTGAACGGAACTGCATTAATCGCTCTACTGCAGCCAGCACCGGAGACATACGATCTCTTTGATGATATAATTCTCCTCTCGGATGGCTACATCGTTTATCAGGGTCCACGTGAGAATGTTCTTGAGTTCTTTGAGTACATGGGCTTCAAATGTCCAGAGAGGAAAGGAGTTGCTGATTTCCTGCAAGTGGTAGCTCAACTTActcacacatatatataatgacATCTCTTCCCTCTATGTCAACCTTTTGTTTTCCACAGAGATtggatatatataaataaagctTCTCATTTATCTTAATTCTATGACAGGTGACATCAAGAAAAGATCAAGAGCAATACTGGGCTCATAGGGATAGGCCTTATAGATTTGTAACAACCAAAGCATTCTCTGAAGCAATGCAGTTATTTCACATCGGTAGAAAAGTTGGTGATGAGCTTTCTATTCCATTTAACAAGTCCGAAGGCCACCCTGCTGCATTGTCAACTAAAAAGTATGGTGTTAATAAGAAGGAATTGTTCAAAGCTTGTATGGCCAGACAAATTTTGCTTACAAAGAGGAATTCGTTTGTCTACATTTTCAAATTGGTTCAGGTGAGAATTGAGAAGTAATGAATATTACTAGTTAGTAATGGACTTTTTCCAGAGGTGGATTTAAATGCAAAACTCTTAATGTTCATTGTTCTAATATCTTAAGGAAACTGGTCAGGTGATTCCATACATGCAAAGTGAAATTTTGGATCGTTAACCTGCAGTTGGTGCAAAATCAAATTGAACGTACATTTTGTTCATCTTTCATTCAGTGAAATATAAAAGTAAATGAAATACTTCTATTGTTTTGGTTTCAGCTTATTCTAGTTGCTCTTACAACAATGACATTATTTTTACGTACTGAGATGCACCGGAACACAGTAGCAGATGGTGGGATTTATATGGGAGCTTTATTCTATACACTACTCGCAATTATGCTTAATGGGTTTCCTGAGCTTCATATGACAGTCACTAGACTGCCTGTGTTTTTCAAGCAAAGGGACCATCTGTTCTATCCTGCTTGGGCATACTCTTTACCCACATGGATGATAAGGATCCCTATAACTTTTGTGGACGTTTCCATCTGGGTGATCATAACTTACTACCCTATAGGTTATGATCCGAGCATTGAAAGGTAATTGAAAAGTGAAACATGTATTTTCGAAATTGCATTTAAAAGTTTAGGTTCAGCGCTCAGGTTAATTTTATTTGGTCAGACAGATCAAGTTAATTGGTTATCAaatataattatgaaaatttgtTAACAGGTTTTTCAAACAGTTCCTTCTACTGCTGTGTATTAGCCAGATGGCAAATGGATTGTTTCGATTGATAGGGGCACTAGGAAGGAACATGACTATTGCAAATACATTTGGATTTGGTGCTTTACTTGTCATTCTTGGTCTGGGTGGCTTTGTCATATCACAAGGTGAATTCTTGCCGAAGTCTAATCTAATCTGAGAAATCATAACAGTGCTTTTATGTGTTATTGTAGTGGACGTAATTAAATTCTGATGGTAAGCTAaacttgtgtcttttttctttttattaattttgttattattttttattcagAGGATATGAAGAAATGGCTGTTGTGGGGATATTGGCTCTCACCATTCACATATGGACTGAATGCCATCGCTGTCAATGAATTTCTTGGAGAAAGTTGGAGACATGTATGCAAGGATAACTTTTCACGATTGTGACAATAGAGCTAGAGACTAGAACAATTAGAGTAGGTGAAAATCTTCAGGAAAATGTTAATTCATGTGTCTTGGGATTTTGTAATACAGGTTCCTGCCAACTCAACAGAAGCATTAGGAGTTATGGTTTTGAAGTATCGAGGCATATTTCCGGAGGCACGCTTCTACTGGATTGGATTAGTAGCTTTGATTGGATTTATTCTTCTGTTGAATTTCCTTTTCACCTTGGCACTTCAGTATCTTGATCGTAAGTACCTACTACCTAGGCATATTAATTTCTGTCTACAGATGGATACTATCAATGCTATGTTTTGACAATTCTGACAATTTCGTGGATGCAGCACTTGAGATGCCCCAAGCAGTACTATCCAATGAGGCATCCTCCACAACAGAAGATAGCAGAGTTGCAAGCAATCCTACTAGGCAGCATGGCATGGTTCTTCCATTTGAACCCCTTTCAATTACTTTCGAGGAAATCAGATATGCTGTTGATTTGCCTAAGGTATCTTCAATTTTTGTAAAGGAAAAATagtattaatgctatttttcaTTAATTAAAATGTTTGGTGACTGGAAAGAAACTTGAACTACATATCTACAAACACTATTAATATTACCgttaaatcaaaatcaaatatgTTATTGTAGAACATTTCAACCTTTTATAATAATTGAACCAATTACAAATGATGAATGCAATCAATGCATTTTCATCCttcaaattaatatatatgtCCTTGCAAATGATGAATGCAATCAATGCATTTTCATCCTTCACATTAATATATATGTCCTTGCAGGAAATGAAAGATCAAAGCAAAACTGGGGATCGGCTAGAACTTCTTAAGGGCGTGAGTGGTGCTTTTAGGCCTGGAGTTCTAACAGCTTTGATGGGTGTTAGTGGCGCTGGAAAAACCACTCTCATGGATGTCTTGGCAGGAAGGAAGACAAGTGGATATATTGAGGGTAGAATCACCTTATCTGGATATGCAAAAAGGCAAGAAACATTTGCTCGCATATCAGGATACTGTGAGCAAACAGATATACACTCCCCTCATGTCACTGTTTACGAGTCTTTGGTTTATTCTGCATGGCTCCGGTTGCCCCGTGAGGTTGATTCCCCAACCAGAAAGGTATGCTTCTGACCTATCCTTCTTTCTTGTGAAGGCCTGTCTTTAGGATGATAGTTTCTTTAATCATGGATTATGTTTAGTCAAGTCTTGTTGAGCATATCCATGCTTTAATGATTTGCAGATGTTTATTGAGGAAGTCATGGAGCTTGTAGAAATGGCCTCAATAAGTGACAGACTTGTTGGATTTCCAGGAGTGAATGGTCTCTCAACTGAACAACGCAAAAGGCTAACAATTGCAGTAGAGCTTGTTGCCAACCCCTCGATAATATTTATGGATGAGCCGACCTCTGGCCTTGATGCTAGGGCAGCAGCAATTGTAATGAGAACAGTGAGGAATACAGTGGACACCGGGAGAACTGTAGTTTGTACCATCCACCAACCAAGCATTGATATATTTGATGCTTTTGATGAGGTGATATACTGTTAATTAGTATTAGTAGCTACATTTTGGATATACTATATATTTAATGTTacaagattgaaaattttgatattCTACTGTAGATGTTGCTTTTGAAACCGGGGGGTGAAGAAATATATGTTGGCCCTTTAGGTCACCATTCTTCCCAGATGATCGAATACTTTGAGGTTAGGTGTATAATAcataaatatataattatctGCCATACTTTACTCAACTGCTAACATTAATGAGATTTTAGGAGATTTGTGGAGTTTCTAAAATAAAGGATGGTTACAATCCGGCAACTTGGATGTTGGAGGTTACTTCTCCAGCACAAGAAGCATCTCTTGGGGTTGATTTTGCATACATATACAAAAATTCAGAAATACTTAGGTAAGATATCTATAAAAATTCATGTAATAATGCTATACTTGTGTTTCAGCTACTAATTTCTATATCTGAACTATTAGGAAAAATAAGGCATTGATAAAAGAACTAAGTACTCCTGCACCAAATTCAAAGGACTTGTACTTCCCAACACGATATTCACAGTCTTTCTTCACCCAGTGTCTAGCTTGCCTATGGAAACAGCATGTATCGTATTGGCGAAACCCTCAATACACTGCGGTGAGACTTCTTTTCACAGCTATGATGGCTGCACTACTTGGATCATTTTTCTGGGATCTTGGTTCCAAAAGGTATATCAATTAACACACATGAGATACCAGTATTTCCCAAAGTTTTGTGATGCAATGTATGTAAAACTTAATGTGCAAGAGTGACATTCATCATTTCATGGTCCTTCCAGACAAAAGCAAAGAGATCTCTTTAGCGCGATGGGTTCTATGTACGCTGCTGTTCTCTTTATTGGTATACAAAATTCCTTATCAGTGCAGCCAGTTGTATGTGTTGAGAGGTTGGTCTCTTACAGAGAAACGGCAGCTGGAATGTACTCGGCTTTTCCATTTGCCTTTGGACAGGTATGCTATTTGTTACCAAGTTTCTGCAAGGTTGCTACTTCGATCTACAAAGATCATAGTTAGATCAATCCATTGTTCTGTCCTATATGTCAGCATGGGAGGGAGAGTGTTGGCTTCATATATAATCTTCACactaaatattattttttcaaCAGCACTTTCATTTTTTGGTCAGTATTAGATGGTTGTCTATAACACTTTACACTGTATTTTTGCCTTGCAACATAAGGATCTGTATCTTGTACATGAATCTAGGCCACCTAAATTTGACAAACATGAAACTTTTAATTTCTGCAGGCCGTCATTGAGATCCCATACACTTTGATCCAGACTATCATATATGGGGTTATAGTATACTCCATGGTTGGATTTGATTGGACGGTCAGCAAGTTCTTTTTTTATCTATTGTTCATGTACCTCACCTTCTTATACTTCACCTTCCATGGGATGATGATTGTGTCAATTACACCGAGCAACACCATGTCTGCTGTAGTTTCATCCGCCTTCTACCCATTATGGAATGTCATTTCAGGATTTCTCATTCCCAAAACAGTAAGtgaatatatataaacaaatgTATACATATCAACTATTGAACATTGTGTACGCGAGTTTGTTCATCAATCTGATGGTATACACTAACATTAGTTCTATTTGGCGGTGACAGAGAATTCCAATATGGTGGAGATGGTTCTATTGGGTCAGCCCGACCTCTTGGAGCTTGTATGGATTGTTTTCTTCCCAGTTTGGAGGCCTCAAGGACACCCTTGATTCCGGTGAAACTGTAGATCATTTTATAAGCACATATTTTGGATATAGGAAAGACTTTCTAGGTGTTGTTGTAGCTGTACTTATTGGGTTTTCAGCGTTCTTTGTGTTCATCTTTGCTTTTGCAATCAAGAAACTAAACTTCCAAAAGAGATGAACCATCATACAAGCATGTATCTGAATAATGAAATATGATATACAGTCCCATTATTAGTCTCTCGTTTTGATTCCGATCTGTTATCTTGCTGAAAATTAATAGTTATATATAGGTGACATCTCCTCCTGTAGGTATCGATCATATCATAGAATATACACATATCAAAGGATGGTTTTTGATGATTTGAACTGCTGTTAGGTCCACAAAGATATTGGGATATTTGTGTTTATCTTTCATGACAAAGTAAAATTACGATGAACTGATGTTGCATGACAAAGTAAAACAACCTTTTGGTCTATGGATGGAGAAAGGAAACAACAAATTCCTAGAAGTTCTGGGTCATGCTCATTCTATTATTTTATCTATCAGCTTGATGACTCCAGATGGTATAGACCGCTGAGTTCAGATGGCATAGACCATCTAGTACTACCTATGATAGATACCCTATGTTCCTCAATTAGTTAGaacttgaaattgaaattatgtTATTTTCCTCGGGTTTCATGACAGCAATATATAGGAGAATCTGACCGATCTCGGTGAACAGTATCAAACCATGGAGGATCAACTGGTTTCGAAGAAGTGAAGCAGAGAAAGAGCCGTACAGAGTTGAGAGCTAAGAGAGCaaagagaaaggaaaaacaATGAGAGTGCCATGTTGTTATTACTTGctttctctcttctttgtttttttttgtaatgctTGTGCGGTACTGTTGTACGCAGGCTTTGAATATGAGTTATCAAGCCTCTGTTGAGTTACTTGCTCATTTTGATCGAGAGGTTGCACGGCTCAGGGGCGAGTTGGATGCCGAGAGGGGGCAAGCCCGTGAACTCCAGGATTTGTTGGATCGCGGTAAGGCTGACCGTGAGGAGATGGAGCAGGCAATAAATAAAGGTATCGCGAGGAGGATGGAGCTGGAGCAATCTCTTGTCATGGAAGATGCTCGTAATTGACGTGAGGCCGAGGAGGCTGTTGCTCCCTTGTGGAATTCATATTTAGATCTTACCGGGAGGTTGCAACAGGCTAAGATGGGGTTGAAGGCATTGGAGGAAGTCAGAATGCAATTTTGCTCTGTTGAGGAGCATTTGTAGGATTTGGAGAGGTAAGTCCGAAAGCGAGATGCCGAGTTAGAGCTTCGTGAGGAAAGGTTGCGTAGTTTGGCCCCTTATCCGGATCGCGTTACGGAGTTGGAAGGTCAGCTCGGGGGTTTGCAAGCGGAAGTTGATCGCTTAAAGGTGGTTGAGTGCCAACAGGAGGAAATAGAAGCGGAGTTGGAGCGACGAAGGAAGGAAGTGGCTGAAGAGCGCTCTCGGGCTAGTACCGTTTGCGGGCCGTGGCCGAGACTTATGTTGACAAGCTTAAGAAGGCCAAAAGAGACTATGCGTCTCACGCTGTGGACCACTATCTTCTATCGTCCAACTTTCAAGAGAAAATTAACCGGGCGTTTTGGGACGGCGCCCTTCATTCTATCGTGAAGGTATCGCTGGGGGTTGGATTGATCAAGGCAAGATGGCTCGCGATATGCAGGCGAAGAAGGCAGCCAGGTCGCAAGCCAGTGGTGGGAGTGGTAACCATGGAGGGGGCATTGTTTGCCTTTGCGTTTAATCGTGAATCATTGTTGTTAATTGTTACTTTATGTTGTCGTTGAGATTTAGTGATTCGCCTTTAATCGTTAGCCTTTACGGTATGTCATTAAGATTCATTAGTTGATCGTGATAGGCGACACATGGGTTTGCGAGGGATAGCATTGGCTATATCAGCAGAACCGGCAATCAGCGACATTCTTTTCACATTATTGGGAACGTGTGGGCAGTGAGTTGGGATTGCTATATAGTGTGCCTATGCCTTCTGcatacactatgccaaaaaggccttcagacgacagaacagttctgtcgtctgaatgaaccaaaatatgtcgtctagtacggtgtcgtGTCTTGGGAGTATCAGACGATAGaacacttctgtcgtctgaaaaatcagacgacagaacttggGGGTATTAGACGACAGaacacttctgtcgtctgatttttcagacgacataaacaaataaaaatcttgtgtcgtctgatgagttttgcatttcagGACCATTGCGATATGTATCTTTAAAcgtaatcacacaacagttttgtgTTGTATGAGAAACAAAACAACTACATTCTGATATAAATtctattgtgtgaagcatatttgcaagacatatttctgtcgtctgaggttATTAACATGACAAAtatttgtggtctgaatatCAAAGGGACTGTTGTTTTTCCattcagactacaattttctgttgtacGAACGCCAAAAAGACAATACACTTCTAAttgatttttgtgttgtttgtgtgcagttgcaaccacacattttggtgtgcttttgttgtagcttgcaattTGAGATAACACATATTAGTTGTCCCcgttacaattggtatgcatacATTCTGGAAACTAAAATTGCCCATTCATGAAAGTACGAAACCATAAAATctacatccaaaatcattcattacaatttccattaatccaccattgtctcatatacacaaacctaatcatgaatatcaattcaaaatgACCCATATCTACTAATCTGGACATGCAGACAAGTCCAAATGCTTAAAGAATGAAGAATTTCTACTAGACACAAGTTAATAAAAGAACTAGCTAGCCATACTGCTGTACCAGTTTCACAATCTGATCATGAATGGAATCACCCGAATCATAGAAGTGGTCATCGAAGACGGAAGGTATTCCGGGGTGCGTGAGTATATATGCATAACCCTGCAGATAATATGCACATAGAATGAagttatatccttgttttgctgGATCAGATATCATGCAACCAAGGACAAAGCAGTTTAGTagaataataaacaaaatagcAAAACATCAAGCCACATTACTCAAGTGTCcttaccaaagaaaagaaaagaaaaaagcttaCCAAAGCATGATTAAATTTGTCTTTGCTATTGTGGGCATCCATGAAAATGATAGCCAGTAAATAAGGATCCATTTTCTTACAGCAAGCCAGCACAAAGAGCAAAATGATGTCTTACAGCCCTTTGAAGCAAATCAGAGAATAGATTAGAGAACATATTAGcttgaaagaaaacaacaaaaacctTCAAACGACGAGCCCAATTAGAGCAAGAACATAGCAAGAAACAAGATGATACCTCATGACTAACAAACTAACTAGAAGCAAAATCTTGACATTGATTATATTTCAAACAAACATCTTTCATGGCTTTACGTGTTCCCttataagaaaagaataaaataaaaaatttaaaagcttTCAAACACCATAGTAAGAATGCTAAAATAAAGCAACAAGTGCATATTGACCGAGAGTTGACTCTACTAGATCTGCTTTATTCCCAGCTAGTGCCATGACCATATTTGGATTGCCTTGTCATAAGAGAATGATCCAAGTAGATAGAA encodes the following:
- the LOC133743870 gene encoding pleiotropic drug resistance protein 1-like codes for the protein MALLLGTPGSGKTTFLLALSGKLGKTNLKFSGRVTYNGSEMDEFVSDRMSAYVTQHDLHIPELTVRETLAFAARCQGVGPRYEMLVELLRREKAANIMPDLDLDLYMKAAALEGQEANIVTDFILKILGLEDCADIMVGDEMTRGISGGQKKRLTTGEMLVGPERVLLMDEISNGLDSSTTLQLVKSLQQYVHILNGTALIALLQPAPETYDLFDDIILLSDGYIVYQGPRENVLEFFEYMGFKCPERKGVADFLQVVTSRKDQEQYWAHRDRPYRFVTTKAFSEAMQLFHIGRKVGDELSIPFNKSEGHPAALSTKKYGVNKKELFKACMARQILLTKRNSFVYIFKLVQLILVALTTMTLFLRTEMHRNTVADGGIYMGALFYTLLAIMLNGFPELHMTVTRLPVFFKQRDHLFYPAWAYSLPTWMIRIPITFVDVSIWVIITYYPIGYDPSIERNMTIANTFGFGALLVILGLGGFVISQEDMKKWLLWGYWLSPFTYGLNAIAVNEFLGESWRHVPANSTEALGVMVLKYRGIFPEARFYWIGLVALIGFILLLNFLFTLALQYLDPLEMPQAVLSNEASSTTEDSRVASNPTRQHGMVLPFEPLSITFEEIRYAVDLPKEMKDQSKTGDRLELLKGVSGAFRPGVLTALMGVSGAGKTTLMDVLAGRKTSGYIEGRITLSGYAKRQETFARISGYCEQTDIHSPHVTVYESLVYSAWLRLPREVDSPTRKMFIEEVMELVEMASISDRLVGFPGVNGLSTEQRKRLTIAVELVANPSIIFMDEPTSGLDARAAAIVMRTVRNTVDTGRTVVCTIHQPSIDIFDAFDEMLLLKPGGEEIYVGPLGHHSSQMIEYFEEICGVSKIKDGYNPATWMLEVTSPAQEASLGVDFAYIYKNSEILRKNKALIKELSTPAPNSKDLYFPTRYSQSFFTQCLACLWKQHVSYWRNPQYTAVRLLFTAMMAALLGSFFWDLGSKRQKQRDLFSAMGSMYAAVLFIGIQNSLSVQPVVCVERLVSYRETAAGMYSAFPFAFGQAVIEIPYTLIQTIIYGVIVYSMVGFDWTVSKFFFYLLFMYLTFLYFTFHGMMIVSITPSNTMSAVVSSAFYPLWNVISGFLIPKTRIPIWWRWFYWVSPTSWSLYGLFSSQFGGLKDTLDSGETVDHFISTYFGYRKDFLGVVVAVLIGFSAFFVFIFAFAIKKLNFQKR